Proteins co-encoded in one Stutzerimonas stutzeri genomic window:
- a CDS encoding sensor domain-containing diguanylate cyclase yields the protein MGCQPWSVVVLFSLLMSVCGLTAAEVKPTLATQSIHGLQVGAIEYLSGHPAADFDTVRGATGDWQPLERPNLQRQPDGAWLRFALRNPSARAGTWYFSLKWPVLDDVRVQLYYPERDRWGPPMRAGDTLPMRERPQPDHNYVFPLLLHAEEGAVVYVHVQSRELIALPLAIADETGFLAGKIADVAMINLFFGGMLVILLYNCSLFVFTRDLSYLLYVTYLLSALFYVLTITGFGQLFLWPEAPKFSHRFYGLSAALCFFTPLVFASRFLDIRRYGGWVWQVTLLLITYWATVLLAILFAPALTRYLAIETMALIHCGLTIAVTVTLWIRGNASARRFTIAWATLLVFTVAHLLALEGVLPLNIWTLNGQLIGMFVEFVLLSMALAERINHERERRIEAQHNALRTSEALAQERESRLRAQQEALQLQMRANEVLEQRVSERTRALEDAKRGLEAVNAQLKRMSTTDALTQLANRGHFDLTLDEEVRRAQRLEQPLSVLLLDIDHFKQVNDTYGHPFGDECLRLVAATLKQRVQRAGELVARYGGEEFVIALPGIDSHKAQQQAERIRQAVAELHPSYGDHRLDLTISIGVATLQPPIAHTPAELLAAADAALYRAKRNGRNQVVVTAPGQPL from the coding sequence ATGGGTTGCCAGCCTTGGTCGGTCGTTGTGTTGTTTTCGCTGCTGATGAGCGTTTGTGGACTGACCGCGGCGGAGGTCAAACCAACGCTGGCCACCCAAAGCATTCATGGCCTTCAAGTCGGCGCCATCGAATACCTGTCCGGGCACCCGGCGGCCGACTTCGACACCGTCCGTGGCGCGACCGGGGACTGGCAGCCCCTCGAGCGGCCCAACCTGCAGCGACAACCGGACGGCGCCTGGCTGCGCTTTGCCCTGCGCAATCCCTCCGCTCGGGCGGGCACCTGGTATTTCAGTCTCAAATGGCCGGTGCTGGATGACGTTCGGGTGCAGCTCTACTACCCGGAACGCGACCGCTGGGGCCCACCGATGCGAGCCGGCGATACCCTGCCGATGCGTGAGCGGCCACAGCCCGATCACAATTACGTGTTCCCGCTGCTCCTGCATGCCGAAGAAGGCGCAGTGGTTTACGTCCATGTGCAGTCGCGCGAGCTGATCGCGCTGCCCTTGGCGATTGCCGACGAAACCGGCTTTCTCGCCGGAAAGATCGCCGACGTCGCCATGATCAACCTGTTCTTCGGCGGCATGCTGGTGATCCTGCTCTACAACTGCAGCCTGTTCGTGTTTACCCGCGACCTCAGCTACCTGCTGTATGTCACCTATCTGCTCAGCGCGTTATTCTACGTGCTGACCATCACCGGCTTCGGCCAACTGTTTCTCTGGCCAGAGGCGCCGAAGTTCTCGCATCGCTTCTACGGCCTGTCGGCGGCGCTGTGTTTCTTCACGCCGCTGGTGTTCGCCAGTCGCTTCCTGGATATCCGCCGCTACGGTGGCTGGGTCTGGCAGGTCACCCTGCTGCTGATCACCTATTGGGCCACGGTGCTGCTGGCGATCCTGTTCGCACCGGCGCTGACGCGCTACCTGGCGATCGAAACGATGGCGCTGATCCACTGCGGCCTGACCATCGCGGTGACCGTCACGCTGTGGATCCGCGGCAATGCTTCGGCGCGCCGATTCACCATTGCCTGGGCGACGCTACTGGTCTTCACCGTCGCCCATCTGCTCGCCCTGGAGGGCGTACTGCCGCTGAATATCTGGACCCTCAACGGCCAGTTGATCGGCATGTTCGTCGAATTCGTGCTGCTGTCGATGGCGCTGGCCGAGCGCATCAACCATGAGCGTGAGCGCCGCATCGAGGCACAGCACAACGCGCTGCGGACGTCGGAGGCACTGGCCCAGGAGCGCGAGTCGCGCCTGCGGGCTCAGCAGGAAGCGCTGCAGCTGCAGATGCGCGCCAACGAGGTGCTGGAGCAGCGCGTATCCGAGCGCACCCGGGCGCTGGAAGACGCCAAGCGCGGCCTGGAAGCGGTCAATGCGCAGCTCAAGCGGATGAGCACCACCGACGCCCTGACCCAGCTGGCCAACCGTGGGCACTTCGATCTGACCCTCGACGAGGAAGTCCGGCGCGCGCAGCGCCTCGAGCAGCCACTGTCGGTGCTGCTGCTGGATATCGATCATTTCAAGCAGGTCAACGACACCTACGGGCACCCGTTCGGCGACGAGTGCCTGCGGCTGGTGGCCGCCACGCTCAAGCAGCGCGTACAGCGCGCCGGCGAGCTGGTGGCGCGCTATGGCGGGGAGGAGTTCGTCATCGCACTGCCCGGCATCGACAGCCACAAGGCCCAGCAACAGGCCGAGCGGATTCGCCAGGCGGTCGCCGAGTTGCATCCCAGCTATGGCGACCACCGGCTCGATCTGACCATCAGCATCGGCGTGGCCACGCTGCAACCGCCGATCGCCCATACGCCGGCGGAGCTACTTGCCGCTGCCGACGCAGCGCTCTACCGCGCCAAGCGCAACGGCCGCAACCAGGTGGTGGTCACGGCGCCGGGCCAGCCGCTCTGA
- a CDS encoding sensor histidine kinase N-terminal domain-containing protein: MPDAAPLRAGSLRTGLLRRLAILLALLLVLSGWSAYWNGRAAADSAYDRTLLASARAIAEGLVASDGKLRANVPYVALDTFAYDSAGRIYYQVLDTAGRLISGYEDLPAPGAGVPRTDDYPALARFYDGQFRGEGVRLVSLLQPVSEPELNGIAEIRVAETLGARERMARSLLTDTLWRVGLLAITALLLVWLAVSAALRPLGKLSEAVELRQPDDLRPLPLVTVQQELRPLVAALNHFTERLRGQFERQAQFIADAAHELRTPLAALKARIELGLREQQPQRWQETLEEAGAHTDRVIHLANQLLSLARIESGAQAIAEGGAQRLDLSRLARELGLAMAALAHKRGVALALEADQPVWIQGEPTLLSELLNNLLDNALAHTPSGGNVVLRVREEGVLEVEDDGPGIAPQEREKVFARFYRVQQQGQGAGLGLAIVGEISRAHRATIELGQGDLGGLLVRLRFPPSTD; the protein is encoded by the coding sequence ATGCCTGACGCGGCGCCGCTGCGCGCCGGCAGTCTGCGCACCGGACTGCTGCGCCGCCTGGCGATACTGCTGGCGCTGCTGCTGGTCCTCAGCGGTTGGAGCGCGTACTGGAACGGGCGTGCGGCCGCCGACTCCGCCTACGACCGCACCCTGCTGGCTTCGGCCCGAGCCATCGCCGAGGGGCTGGTGGCCAGCGACGGCAAGCTGCGTGCGAATGTCCCCTATGTGGCGCTCGACACCTTCGCCTACGACAGTGCCGGGCGCATCTACTACCAGGTGCTGGACACCGCAGGCCGGCTGATCAGCGGCTATGAAGACCTGCCAGCGCCGGGCGCGGGCGTGCCTCGCACCGATGATTACCCGGCGCTGGCGCGGTTCTACGACGGCCAGTTCCGCGGCGAGGGCGTGCGCCTGGTCAGTCTGCTGCAGCCGGTCAGCGAGCCGGAGCTCAACGGCATCGCCGAAATCCGCGTTGCCGAAACCCTGGGCGCCCGCGAGCGCATGGCGCGCAGTCTGCTGACCGATACGCTCTGGCGGGTGGGGTTGCTGGCGATCACCGCGCTGCTGCTGGTCTGGCTGGCGGTCAGCGCGGCGCTGCGGCCGCTGGGCAAGCTCAGCGAGGCGGTGGAACTGCGCCAGCCGGACGACCTGCGCCCGTTGCCGCTGGTCACCGTCCAGCAGGAGCTGCGGCCATTGGTGGCCGCGCTCAATCATTTCACCGAACGCCTGCGAGGCCAGTTCGAGCGCCAGGCACAGTTCATCGCCGATGCCGCGCACGAGCTGCGCACGCCGCTGGCTGCGCTCAAGGCGCGCATCGAGCTGGGCCTGCGGGAGCAACAGCCGCAACGCTGGCAGGAAACGCTGGAGGAGGCCGGGGCGCATACCGACCGGGTCATTCATCTGGCCAACCAGCTGCTGTCGCTGGCGCGCATCGAAAGCGGCGCGCAGGCAATCGCCGAGGGCGGCGCGCAGCGACTCGATCTGAGCCGGCTGGCCCGTGAGCTGGGGCTGGCGATGGCGGCGCTGGCCCACAAGCGCGGCGTGGCGCTTGCCCTGGAAGCGGACCAGCCGGTCTGGATTCAGGGCGAGCCGACCTTGCTGAGCGAGCTGCTGAACAATCTGCTCGACAACGCCCTGGCGCATACACCGAGCGGCGGCAACGTGGTGCTGCGCGTGCGCGAGGAGGGCGTGCTGGAGGTCGAGGATGATGGTCCCGGCATTGCGCCGCAGGAACGCGAGAAGGTCTTCGCTCGTTTCTACCGTGTGCAACAACAAGGGCAGGGCGCCGGCCTCGGGTTGGCCATCGTCGGGGAGATCAGCCGGGCTCACCGTGCGACCATCGAACTGGGTCAGGGCGACCTGGGCGGCCTGCTGGTCAGGCTGCGCTTCCCGCCAAGCACCGATTGA
- a CDS encoding tripartite tricarboxylate transporter permease produces METLNFLMQGFDVATRPTNLLVALFGAFVGTIVGLLPGLGPINGVALLLPLAFALGLPPETALILLAAVYLGCEYGGRISAILLNVPGDAAAVMTTLDGYPLARQGKAGIALSLSAVSSFIGSIIATCGVVLFAPLLAKWAVAFGPAEYFVLMIFAIACLGGMVGDKPVKTLMAALIGLGLATVGVDATTGVYRFTFGSVSLSDGIQFVIVVIGFFSVSEVLLMLEKTHSGQKAVKASGRLLFNFKEFCMTFWTMVRSALAGFVIGTLPGAGATIASAMTYMSEKRMAGDSGKFGEGDLRGLAAPEAANNASACGSLIPMLTLGVPGSGTTAVMIGALTLYNITPGPLLFEQQPDVVWGLIASLFIGNVILLVMNIPLVGLFSKMLSVPNWVLVPAITAISLVGVYSVHSTTFDLVLMVGLGVFGYLLRKLEFPLSSLILGFVLGEMMEDNLRRALSISAGDLGILWGSPITLVLWALAALMLALPGLRWWRQRRRATLNEAQA; encoded by the coding sequence ATGGAAACCTTGAATTTCTTGATGCAGGGCTTCGACGTCGCCACACGGCCGACGAACCTGCTGGTGGCGCTGTTCGGCGCCTTCGTCGGCACCATCGTCGGCCTGCTGCCCGGCCTGGGCCCGATCAATGGCGTAGCGCTGTTGCTGCCGCTGGCCTTCGCCCTCGGCCTGCCGCCGGAAACGGCACTGATTCTGCTGGCGGCCGTCTACCTCGGCTGCGAGTACGGCGGACGCATCTCGGCGATCCTGCTCAACGTCCCCGGCGATGCCGCGGCCGTGATGACCACCCTCGACGGCTACCCGCTGGCGCGCCAGGGCAAGGCGGGCATCGCCCTGTCGCTGTCGGCGGTCAGCTCGTTCATTGGCAGCATCATCGCCACCTGCGGCGTGGTGTTGTTCGCCCCGTTGCTGGCGAAATGGGCCGTGGCCTTCGGTCCGGCCGAATACTTCGTGCTGATGATCTTCGCCATCGCCTGCCTTGGCGGCATGGTCGGCGACAAGCCGGTGAAGACGCTGATGGCCGCCCTGATCGGCCTGGGCCTGGCCACGGTCGGCGTCGACGCGACCACCGGCGTCTACCGCTTCACCTTCGGCAGCGTGAGCCTGTCGGACGGCATCCAGTTCGTCATCGTGGTGATCGGCTTCTTCAGCGTCAGTGAAGTGCTGCTGATGCTGGAAAAGACCCACAGTGGGCAAAAAGCGGTCAAGGCCAGCGGCCGTCTGCTGTTCAACTTCAAAGAGTTCTGCATGACCTTCTGGACCATGGTGCGCAGCGCCCTGGCCGGCTTCGTCATCGGTACCCTGCCAGGGGCCGGCGCCACCATCGCCAGCGCCATGACCTACATGAGCGAGAAGCGCATGGCGGGTGACAGCGGCAAGTTCGGCGAGGGTGACCTGCGCGGCCTGGCCGCACCGGAAGCCGCCAACAACGCCTCGGCCTGCGGCTCGCTGATCCCGATGCTGACGCTTGGCGTTCCCGGCTCTGGTACCACTGCGGTGATGATCGGCGCGCTGACGCTGTACAACATCACCCCCGGTCCGCTGCTGTTCGAACAGCAACCCGACGTGGTCTGGGGCCTGATCGCCTCGCTGTTCATCGGCAACGTGATCCTGCTGGTGATGAACATCCCGCTGGTCGGCCTGTTCTCCAAGATGCTCAGCGTGCCCAACTGGGTCCTGGTGCCGGCGATCACGGCGATCAGCCTGGTCGGCGTCTACTCAGTGCACAGCACCACCTTCGACCTGGTGCTGATGGTCGGGCTCGGTGTCTTCGGCTATCTGCTGCGCAAGCTGGAGTTTCCGCTGTCATCGCTGATTCTCGGCTTCGTGCTCGGCGAGATGATGGAAGACAACCTGCGCCGCGCGCTGTCGATCTCCGCGGGCGATCTGGGCATCCTCTGGGGCAGCCCGATCACGCTGGTGCTCTGGGCGCTGGCCGCGCTGATGCTGGCCCTGCCGGGCCTGCGCTGGTGGCGTCAGCGCCGCCGCGCCACGCTGAACGAAGCGCAGGCCTGA
- a CDS encoding tripartite tricarboxylate transporter TctB family protein, whose translation MYVRVFAAAWLLACAGLALLAWGFEAPFAYDPVGPRAYPLLLLFLMACGALWLLCKPHGDPTPPFDWAKARRAVLCVLVLLAYALLFEPLGFVITTALAAFALGLLFNGRLWPSLLSGVLMGALLYGLFDLLLDVPLPLGVLRLLES comes from the coding sequence ATGTACGTTCGTGTTTTTGCTGCGGCCTGGCTGCTCGCCTGCGCCGGCCTTGCGCTGCTCGCCTGGGGCTTCGAGGCGCCGTTCGCCTACGACCCGGTCGGCCCGCGTGCCTACCCGCTGCTGTTGTTGTTTCTGATGGCCTGCGGCGCGCTCTGGCTGCTCTGCAAACCACACGGCGACCCTACGCCGCCGTTCGATTGGGCGAAGGCCCGGCGAGCGGTCCTGTGCGTGCTGGTCCTGCTGGCCTACGCCCTGCTGTTCGAGCCGCTCGGCTTCGTCATTACCACGGCGCTGGCCGCGTTTGCCCTGGGGCTGCTGTTCAACGGCCGCCTATGGCCCAGCCTGCTCAGCGGTGTGCTGATGGGCGCGCTGCTCTACGGCCTGTTCGACCTGTTGCTTGATGTGCCGCTGCCACTCGGCGTGCTGCGCTTGCTGGAGAGCTGA
- a CDS encoding Bug family tripartite tricarboxylate transporter substrate binding protein: protein MKNAIRRFALLSTCLVLSSQLLAEPKRPECIAPAKPGGGFDLTCKLAQSGLKDSGLLKAPMRVTYMPGGVGAVAYNAVVAQRADDPSTITAFSSGSLLNLAQGKFGRYDETAVRWLAGIGTDYGAISVRADAPYQNLDELIAAVKKDPSSVVFGAGATIGGQDWMQTALIARAAGVDPKKLRYVAFEGGGETLTAMLGGHVQVTSSGLGEVAPQLEAGKIRILAVLSDDRLPGKLHDIPTAKEQGYDISWPVIRGFYMGPEVSDEDFNWWKTQFDTLLADEDFAKLREQRDLFPLSMTGDELTAFVNKQVADYKALATEFGLVK from the coding sequence ATGAAGAACGCAATTCGTCGTTTCGCCCTGCTCTCGACCTGCCTGGTGCTCTCGAGCCAGTTGCTGGCCGAACCCAAACGCCCCGAATGCATCGCCCCGGCCAAGCCCGGCGGCGGCTTCGACCTGACCTGCAAGCTGGCCCAGAGCGGCCTGAAAGATTCCGGCCTGCTCAAGGCGCCGATGCGCGTGACCTACATGCCGGGCGGTGTCGGTGCGGTCGCCTACAACGCGGTGGTCGCCCAGCGCGCTGACGACCCCTCGACCATCACTGCCTTCTCCAGCGGCTCGCTGCTGAACCTGGCCCAGGGCAAGTTCGGCCGTTACGACGAGACGGCGGTGCGCTGGCTGGCCGGCATCGGCACCGACTACGGCGCCATCTCGGTACGCGCCGACGCGCCCTACCAGAACCTCGACGAGCTGATCGCCGCGGTGAAGAAGGACCCCAGCAGCGTGGTGTTCGGCGCCGGCGCGACCATCGGCGGGCAGGACTGGATGCAGACCGCACTGATCGCCCGCGCCGCTGGCGTGGATCCGAAGAAGCTGCGCTACGTGGCCTTCGAAGGCGGCGGCGAGACCCTTACCGCCATGCTCGGCGGCCATGTACAGGTCACCAGCAGCGGCCTGGGTGAAGTCGCGCCACAGCTCGAGGCCGGCAAGATCCGCATCCTCGCCGTGCTCTCCGACGACCGCCTGCCGGGCAAGCTTCACGACATCCCGACCGCCAAGGAACAGGGGTACGACATCAGCTGGCCGGTGATCCGCGGCTTCTACATGGGCCCGGAGGTCAGCGACGAGGACTTCAACTGGTGGAAGACCCAGTTCGACACCCTGCTGGCCGACGAGGACTTCGCCAAGCTGCGCGAGCAGCGTGACCTGTTCCCGCTGTCGATGACCGGCGACGAGCTCACCGCGTTCGTCAACAAGCAGGTCGCCGACTACAAGGCACTCGCCACCGAGTTCGGTCTGGTCAAGTAA
- a CDS encoding TAXI family TRAP transporter solute-binding subunit, whose protein sequence is MKGKSLAWIFSAALAGTGLGGVAQAQEQFVTIGTGGQTGVYYVAGQSICRFVNRNAEDLKCNAPASGGGVANVNGLRSGEFNFGIMQSDHQYKAMKGLEPFKSEGAMDDIRAVFSLQSEVFTVLARRDANIKGLDDLKGKRVNIGNPGSGQRDTLEEIMAEKGWDKSVFALAAELKPAEQASALGDNNIDAMTYFVGHPNGAIQEATTTVDAVLVPISGPEIDKLLSEKSYYTKAEIPGGMYKGNDSATQSIGGKAVLSTTSKVDADVVYKLVKSVFENIERFQRLHPAFKDLKPEDMIKVGLSAPLHEGAERYYKERGWM, encoded by the coding sequence ATGAAAGGCAAATCCTTGGCATGGATATTTTCCGCCGCTTTGGCGGGAACTGGGCTGGGCGGTGTGGCTCAGGCGCAAGAACAATTCGTGACCATCGGCACCGGTGGCCAGACGGGCGTCTACTACGTCGCTGGTCAGTCGATCTGCCGTTTCGTCAACCGTAACGCCGAGGATCTGAAGTGCAATGCGCCCGCCAGCGGTGGCGGTGTGGCCAACGTCAATGGCCTGCGCAGCGGCGAGTTCAATTTCGGCATCATGCAGTCGGACCATCAATACAAGGCGATGAAAGGCCTGGAGCCGTTCAAGAGCGAAGGCGCGATGGACGACATCCGTGCGGTGTTCTCGCTGCAGAGCGAAGTCTTCACCGTGCTGGCGCGTCGCGACGCCAACATCAAGGGGCTGGACGACCTGAAAGGCAAGCGCGTCAACATCGGCAACCCCGGTTCCGGCCAGCGTGACACCCTCGAGGAGATCATGGCCGAGAAGGGTTGGGACAAGTCGGTCTTCGCCCTCGCCGCCGAGCTCAAGCCGGCCGAGCAGGCCAGCGCCCTGGGCGACAACAACATCGATGCGATGACCTACTTCGTCGGTCACCCCAACGGTGCGATCCAGGAAGCCACCACCACCGTCGACGCCGTACTGGTGCCCATCTCCGGCCCGGAGATCGACAAGCTGTTGTCCGAGAAGAGCTACTACACCAAGGCCGAGATTCCGGGTGGCATGTACAAGGGCAACGACAGCGCTACTCAATCGATCGGCGGCAAAGCCGTGCTGTCGACCACCTCCAAGGTGGATGCGGACGTGGTCTACAAGCTGGTCAAATCGGTGTTCGAGAACATCGAGCGCTTCCAGCGTCTGCACCCTGCCTTCAAGGATCTGAAGCCTGAAGACATGATCAAGGTCGGTCTGTCCGCACCCTTGCATGAAGGTGCCGAGCGTTACTACAAGGAACGTGGCTGGATGTAA
- a CDS encoding response regulator produces the protein MRILLVEDHPQLAESVAQALRAAGWTLDLLNDGVAADLALATEDYALAILDVGLPRLDGFQVLARLRERGKTLPVLMLTARGEVTDRVHGLNLGADDYLAKPFELSELEARVKALLRRSVAGGERQQSCGALVYDLDARRFSLDRQPLTLTSREQAVLEALIARPGRVMSKDQLAAQVFGLDEDASADAIEIYIHRLRKKLEGSAVRIVTFRGLGYMLEAAADA, from the coding sequence ATGCGGATACTTCTGGTCGAGGATCACCCCCAGCTGGCTGAAAGCGTGGCGCAGGCGCTGCGGGCAGCCGGCTGGACGCTGGATCTGCTCAATGACGGCGTGGCGGCGGACCTGGCGCTGGCCACCGAGGATTACGCACTGGCGATTCTCGATGTCGGGCTGCCGCGGCTGGACGGCTTTCAGGTGCTGGCGCGCCTGCGCGAGCGCGGCAAGACGCTGCCGGTGCTGATGCTCACCGCGCGCGGTGAGGTGACCGACCGCGTCCATGGGCTCAACCTTGGCGCGGATGACTACCTGGCCAAGCCGTTCGAGCTGTCCGAACTCGAAGCGCGGGTCAAGGCGTTGCTACGGCGCAGCGTGGCGGGCGGCGAACGCCAGCAGAGCTGCGGCGCATTGGTGTACGACCTGGATGCCCGGCGATTCAGCCTCGACAGGCAACCCCTGACCCTGACGTCGCGCGAGCAGGCGGTGCTGGAAGCGCTGATTGCCCGGCCCGGGCGGGTCATGAGCAAGGACCAGCTGGCGGCGCAGGTGTTCGGTCTGGACGAGGACGCCAGTGCCGATGCCATCGAGATCTACATCCATCGCCTGCGCAAGAAACTCGAGGGCAGTGCCGTGCGCATCGTGACCTTCCGCGGCCTGGGCTATATGCTGGAGGCCGCCGCCGATGCCTGA
- a CDS encoding OprD family porin codes for MLTAVRTNPAQARLALAVAAASLAPLAQADFIEDSHATLQTQNIYLNRDFREGTGQSKREEWSQGFLLNIESGFTEGTVGFGLDAMGMLGIKLDSGGGRTGTDLLPVHDDGSTPDEFSRLGLTAKAKISETELRYGSHMPETPVVKASDSRTLPQLFEGATLTSRDIDGLTLIGGRFDQVIDRASTNSQDLQLNNKNKRFASAAEADFLAFAGAEYDFNEQVTGTYYTAELDDIYRQHFFNLKAVQPLGEGSALSADLRLMISDDTGAANGGKIDNQAWNGVVGYSLGGHKISLAYQQMRGDTGYAYIDGGDPYLVNFVQINDFANADERSWQARYDYNFASIGIPGLTFLTRYVSGDNAEYSGGSNGSEWERDVELKYVVQSGPLKNVAVRMRNAMFRSDFARDADENRLIVSYSLPIW; via the coding sequence ATGCTGACTGCCGTCAGAACCAACCCCGCACAGGCTCGTCTCGCCCTCGCCGTAGCAGCCGCCTCGTTGGCACCGCTGGCCCAGGCTGATTTCATCGAAGACAGCCACGCGACCCTGCAAACCCAGAACATCTACCTCAATCGCGACTTTCGCGAAGGCACCGGCCAATCGAAACGCGAAGAATGGTCGCAGGGCTTTCTGCTCAACATCGAATCGGGCTTTACCGAAGGCACCGTCGGCTTCGGCCTCGATGCCATGGGCATGCTGGGGATCAAGCTCGACTCGGGCGGCGGTCGCACCGGCACCGACCTGCTTCCGGTGCACGACGACGGCAGCACGCCGGACGAATTCAGCCGCCTCGGGCTGACGGCCAAGGCGAAGATCTCCGAGACCGAACTGCGCTACGGCAGCCATATGCCGGAAACCCCGGTGGTCAAGGCCAGCGACAGCCGCACGCTGCCACAGCTGTTCGAAGGCGCCACGCTCACCTCGCGCGACATCGATGGCCTGACCCTCATCGGCGGGCGCTTCGACCAGGTCATCGACCGGGCCTCGACGAACTCGCAAGACCTGCAGCTGAACAACAAGAACAAGCGCTTCGCCAGCGCCGCCGAAGCCGATTTCCTCGCCTTTGCAGGCGCCGAGTACGACTTCAATGAGCAGGTCACCGGCACCTACTACACCGCCGAGCTGGACGACATCTACCGTCAGCATTTCTTCAACCTCAAGGCCGTGCAGCCCCTCGGCGAAGGCTCGGCGCTGTCGGCCGACCTGCGCCTGATGATCAGCGACGACACCGGCGCGGCGAATGGCGGCAAGATCGACAACCAGGCCTGGAACGGCGTGGTCGGCTACTCGCTGGGCGGCCACAAGATCAGCCTGGCGTATCAGCAGATGCGCGGCGACACCGGCTACGCCTACATCGATGGCGGCGACCCCTACCTGGTCAACTTCGTCCAGATCAATGACTTCGCCAACGCCGACGAGCGCTCCTGGCAAGCGCGTTACGACTACAACTTCGCCTCCATCGGCATCCCTGGCCTAACCTTCCTTACACGCTACGTGTCTGGCGACAACGCCGAATACAGCGGCGGCAGCAATGGCAGCGAGTGGGAACGCGACGTCGAACTCAAGTACGTGGTGCAGAGCGGTCCGCTGAAGAATGTCGCGGTGCGTATGCGCAACGCCATGTTCCGCTCCGACTTCGCCCGTGACGCCGATGAAAACCGCCTGATCGTCAGCTACAGCCTGCCCATCTGGTAA